One segment of Capnocytophaga sp. oral taxon 878 DNA contains the following:
- a CDS encoding glycogen/starch synthase, which produces MKDKKVLYVSSEVLPYSPYSELASMSFEAPRMVNANGGQIRIFMPKFGNINERRHQLHEVIRLSGINIVINDIDVPLIIKVASIPKERIQVYFIDNDEYFDRTGTLFDEENNMYADNDERCIFFAKGIVETVKKLNWLPDIIHIHGWVSTLLPLYLRTYYKDEPIFSESKIITSVTDTDYEGTLNSALINKVAFDGMSKKTIEPLKNPTYYNLMRMSIKHSDGVIVVSNPENMPADFVTYLKNLRKPVLYNPDKETFQNSYRDFYTKILNKK; this is translated from the coding sequence ATGAAGGATAAAAAAGTACTCTATGTATCGTCAGAAGTGTTGCCTTACTCGCCTTATAGCGAGTTAGCGAGTATGTCGTTTGAAGCGCCAAGGATGGTGAATGCCAACGGAGGGCAAATACGAATTTTTATGCCTAAATTTGGCAACATTAATGAACGTCGGCATCAGCTACACGAAGTCATTAGGCTTTCAGGTATCAATATTGTTATTAACGATATTGATGTCCCACTGATTATCAAGGTAGCTTCTATTCCTAAAGAACGAATTCAGGTATATTTTATTGATAATGATGAATATTTTGATCGCACCGGCACACTATTTGATGAGGAAAATAATATGTATGCCGATAATGACGAACGTTGCATATTTTTCGCTAAAGGAATTGTCGAAACAGTAAAAAAACTGAATTGGTTACCCGATATCATTCATATACACGGTTGGGTATCAACCCTTTTGCCTTTGTACCTACGCACTTATTACAAGGACGAACCTATTTTTTCAGAAAGTAAAATTATCACATCAGTAACCGATACTGATTATGAAGGAACTCTAAATAGTGCACTTATTAACAAAGTAGCTTTTGATGGTATGAGCAAAAAAACAATTGAACCACTCAAAAACCCCACATATTACAACCTAATGCGAATGTCTATCAAGCATTCCGATGGTGTGATTGTAGTCAGCAATCCTGAAAATATGCCTGCAGACTTTGTTACCTACCTTAAAAATTTGCGCAAACCGGTTCTATACAATCCCGATAAGGAGACTTTCCAAAACTCTTATCGTGATTTTTATACCAAAATTCTAAATAAAAAATAA
- the panC gene encoding pantoate--beta-alanine ligase, with protein sequence MIYTEQNVLHNTLQSLKNQGKTIGLVPTMGALHNGHLSLVKKAKEENDITVVSIFVNPTQFNNPTDLERYPRTLEADAALLATVAPDLLIFAPTVADIYGSDVSSESFDFGQLDKEMEGSSRPGHFDGVGTIVNKLFEIVLPDRAYFGEKDYQQLLIIKKMVEQKGLPVTIVPCAIVRNEEGLALSSRNALLSEEMKKRATFIYRTLMAAKERFATHTPTEVEAWVKEVFAKESDFSLEYFTITDADTLQHITKKEGGKNYRAFIVVHAEGVRLIDNMSM encoded by the coding sequence ATGATTTATACTGAACAAAATGTGCTCCATAACACACTGCAATCACTTAAAAATCAGGGAAAAACAATAGGTTTAGTACCTACTATGGGCGCCTTGCACAACGGGCATTTATCTCTTGTAAAAAAAGCGAAAGAAGAGAATGATATTACTGTTGTAAGTATTTTTGTGAACCCTACTCAGTTCAATAATCCGACTGACTTGGAGCGATACCCTAGGACCCTTGAAGCTGATGCAGCGCTACTGGCTACTGTAGCTCCTGACCTGCTTATATTTGCTCCTACAGTGGCTGATATTTATGGCTCTGATGTATCTTCGGAATCTTTTGATTTTGGGCAATTGGATAAGGAGATGGAAGGTTCTTCTCGTCCTGGTCATTTTGATGGTGTGGGTACTATAGTGAACAAGCTTTTTGAAATAGTACTTCCTGACCGTGCTTATTTTGGTGAAAAAGACTACCAACAGCTGCTTATAATAAAGAAAATGGTAGAGCAAAAAGGTTTGCCAGTAACTATAGTTCCGTGTGCAATAGTACGCAATGAAGAGGGCTTAGCCCTAAGCTCACGCAATGCCTTGCTTAGTGAGGAAATGAAAAAGCGTGCTACTTTTATCTATCGTACGCTTATGGCTGCTAAAGAGCGCTTTGCGACTCATACTCCTACTGAGGTTGAAGCGTGGGTAAAAGAGGTTTTTGCCAAAGAAAGTGATTTTAGTTTGGAATATTTTACGATTACTGATGCTGATACCTTACAGCATATTACTAAGAAAGAAGGTGGGAAGAACTATCGTGCTTTTATTGTGGTACACGCTGAAGGGGTGAGACTTATAGACAATATGAGTATGTAA
- a CDS encoding single-stranded DNA-binding protein, translating to MNIVGRLTENAQVQTLSNGKQVVNFSVAVNDNYRNKAGENVQQTSFFDCSYWLSTGVAPYLTKGTLVELEGRVSARAWLNREGEPQAGLNFHTSKIKFHFSKKAEVTPNTSASETNNTNAIRPLPKPQVTAGQVAEEDEDDLPF from the coding sequence ATGAATATCGTAGGAAGACTTACCGAAAATGCACAAGTGCAAACCCTATCAAATGGCAAACAAGTAGTTAATTTCTCTGTAGCAGTGAACGACAACTACCGAAACAAAGCAGGTGAAAACGTACAACAGACCTCCTTTTTTGACTGTTCTTATTGGCTCAGTACGGGAGTTGCTCCGTACCTTACCAAAGGCACATTGGTTGAATTGGAAGGACGAGTATCGGCAAGAGCGTGGCTCAATCGTGAGGGAGAGCCTCAAGCAGGCTTGAACTTTCACACCTCCAAAATCAAATTCCACTTTAGCAAGAAAGCAGAAGTAACACCTAATACCTCTGCAAGTGAGACAAATAACACAAATGCCATAAGACCTTTGCCAAAGCCCCAAGTCACAGCAGGGCAAGTCGCAGAGGAAGACGAGGACGATTTGCCTTTCTAA
- the coaBC gene encoding bifunctional phosphopantothenoylcysteine decarboxylase/phosphopantothenate--cysteine ligase CoaBC has product MNIVLGITAGIAAYKTPQLVRLLTKNGHTVKVILTENAKEFVTPLTLSTVSKNTVFSAFTSVENDWHSHVELALWADVMLIAPATANTIAKMAHGICDNLLLATYFSAKAPVFVAPAMDLDMYAHPTVTENLKQLQSFGNHIIPAAYGELASGLIGQGRMAEPEDIVTFLENTLTPNLPLKGKKILITAGPTYEAIDPVRFIGNFSSGKMGIALANEAITQGAEVHLVLGPSSEKNINPHIHLHKVVSAQQMYEATIAQFSTCNIAILAAAVADFTPEVVAPEKIKKKGDQLHITLVPTVDILASLGKIKTTQTLIGFALETENEIENAQNKLNRKNLDAIVLNSLRDAGAGFGTDTNKITFITPAKQIAFPLKNKQEVAFDILAQIIAISE; this is encoded by the coding sequence ATGAATATTGTTCTTGGTATTACGGCAGGTATTGCAGCCTACAAAACCCCTCAATTAGTACGGTTACTAACCAAAAACGGACACACAGTAAAGGTTATTCTTACTGAAAATGCTAAAGAGTTTGTTACCCCTCTTACCCTAAGCACAGTATCTAAAAATACAGTGTTTTCTGCCTTTACCTCTGTTGAAAATGATTGGCATAGTCACGTAGAGCTAGCCTTATGGGCTGATGTAATGCTAATAGCACCCGCTACTGCTAATACCATAGCCAAAATGGCACACGGCATTTGTGATAATTTATTGCTTGCTACTTACTTTTCAGCCAAAGCACCTGTATTTGTAGCTCCTGCTATGGATTTGGATATGTATGCTCATCCTACTGTTACCGAGAATTTAAAACAATTACAATCCTTTGGTAATCATATAATCCCTGCAGCCTATGGTGAATTGGCAAGCGGACTCATAGGACAAGGACGTATGGCTGAACCTGAAGATATCGTAACTTTTCTAGAGAATACCCTCACCCCTAATCTTCCTTTAAAAGGTAAAAAAATACTTATTACTGCTGGCCCTACTTATGAGGCTATTGATCCTGTACGCTTTATAGGTAACTTCTCATCAGGAAAAATGGGAATTGCTCTTGCCAACGAGGCCATAACTCAAGGTGCAGAGGTGCACTTGGTATTGGGACCTTCTTCTGAAAAAAATATCAATCCTCATATCCACCTTCACAAAGTAGTAAGTGCACAGCAGATGTATGAAGCTACCATTGCACAGTTTTCTACTTGTAACATTGCTATTTTAGCTGCTGCCGTAGCCGATTTTACTCCCGAAGTAGTAGCCCCTGAAAAAATTAAAAAGAAAGGTGACCAGCTACATATAACTTTAGTTCCTACTGTTGATATATTAGCTTCTTTAGGCAAAATAAAAACTACCCAAACCCTTATTGGTTTTGCTTTAGAAACCGAAAATGAGATAGAAAACGCACAAAACAAACTTAACAGAAAGAACTTAGATGCTATTGTACTAAACTCATTACGTGATGCCGGAGCAGGATTTGGCACTGATACCAATAAGATAACTTTTATCACTCCTGCTAAGCAAATAGCCTTCCCGTTAAAGAATAAACAAGAAGTAGCTTTTGATATTTTAGCACAAATCATTGCTATTTCAGAATAA
- the fabG gene encoding 3-oxoacyl-[acyl-carrier-protein] reductase → MKLLEGKTAIITGASRGIGRGIAEVFAAQGANIAFSYSSSVEAAKRLEEQLSSLGVKVKGYQSDASSFTQSQEFADAVAAEFGSIDILVNNAGITKDNLLMRITEEDFDKVIEVNLKSVFNMTKAVQRVMLKQRKGSIINMSSVVGVKGNAGQSNYAASKAGIIGFTKSIALELGSRNIRCNAIAPGFIETEMTAVLDEKVIQGWRDAIPLKRGGQPEDVANACVFLASDMSAYITGQVLNVDGGMLT, encoded by the coding sequence ATGAAATTATTAGAAGGAAAAACAGCTATTATCACAGGTGCCAGTCGTGGTATAGGGCGTGGTATAGCCGAAGTATTTGCAGCTCAAGGGGCTAATATTGCCTTTTCATATAGCTCATCAGTTGAGGCTGCTAAACGTTTAGAAGAGCAACTAAGCTCTTTAGGGGTCAAAGTAAAAGGCTACCAAAGTGATGCTTCAAGCTTTACCCAATCACAAGAGTTTGCTGATGCTGTAGCAGCCGAGTTTGGCAGTATCGATATATTGGTAAACAATGCTGGTATCACAAAAGATAACCTACTGATGCGCATCACCGAAGAAGACTTTGATAAAGTAATCGAAGTGAATCTCAAATCAGTATTCAATATGACCAAAGCTGTACAACGTGTAATGCTAAAACAGCGCAAAGGCTCTATTATTAATATGAGTAGTGTAGTAGGTGTTAAAGGAAATGCAGGACAATCTAACTACGCTGCCTCCAAGGCTGGTATTATTGGTTTTACCAAATCAATAGCACTGGAATTAGGCTCTCGTAACATACGTTGTAATGCAATTGCTCCTGGTTTTATTGAAACAGAAATGACCGCTGTTCTTGATGAAAAAGTAATACAAGGCTGGCGTGATGCTATTCCTTTAAAACGCGGTGGGCAACCCGAAGATGTAGCCAATGCTTGTGTGTTTTTAGCCTCCGATATGTCGGCTTACATCACTGGCCAAGTGCTAAATGTCGATGGCGGAATGCTTACATAA
- a CDS encoding PRTRC system protein B: MKYTDLTPEVGEVYRPTSALVFYEDSNRYNPQSYVEYLHLDNNGNPTSAQPLTLDQAQALAKTLTCQKEQAKAFLIPKGIIPRRVLHLSHKGEGQAVWYSKAQKKQLFFASSLAIESKEVNLPPLLWKVTPKSLWIYALAKNQKPHLNTPLCYAPFFNVYENGNVCMGSVQVNERKASCLEDFITQWEDYFFNSYFSHQLGSYPITKIPLITLWQELTQSNKPFPCELLNPNHLTLQQIL, encoded by the coding sequence ATGAAATACACAGACCTCACCCCAGAAGTAGGGGAAGTATATCGCCCTACATCAGCACTTGTTTTTTACGAAGACAGTAACCGCTACAACCCACAGAGTTATGTAGAGTACTTACACCTTGATAACAATGGTAACCCTACAAGCGCACAACCGCTTACCCTCGACCAAGCGCAAGCACTTGCCAAAACGCTCACCTGCCAAAAAGAGCAAGCAAAAGCCTTTCTAATCCCTAAAGGTATTATCCCCCGCAGGGTGCTCCATCTATCCCATAAAGGCGAGGGGCAGGCTGTTTGGTACTCTAAAGCACAAAAAAAGCAGTTATTTTTTGCCTCCTCCCTCGCTATAGAAAGCAAAGAAGTAAATCTACCTCCTCTGTTGTGGAAAGTTACCCCCAAGAGCCTTTGGATATATGCCTTAGCGAAAAACCAAAAGCCACACCTTAATACACCTCTGTGCTATGCGCCTTTTTTTAACGTCTATGAAAATGGCAATGTGTGTATGGGGTCAGTGCAGGTAAATGAGCGTAAAGCCTCTTGCTTAGAAGACTTTATCACCCAATGGGAAGATTATTTTTTCAACAGCTATTTTTCTCATCAATTAGGCTCATATCCTATAACCAAAATACCCTTAATAACCCTTTGGCAGGAACTCACTCAAAGTAATAAGCCTTTCCCTTGCGAACTGCTCAATCCCAATCATCTCACCTTACAACAAATCCTATAA
- a CDS encoding translation initiation factor has protein sequence MDLREQLKALFPEHQEEETPTLPTSNVWLQDDPLLCKYEKRKGKPITIIEGYNGADNDFKVLAKELKTHLGVGGTVKDDSIIIQGDYRDTIMKLLTEKGFKVKRVGG, from the coding sequence ATGGATTTGCGTGAGCAACTAAAAGCACTTTTCCCTGAACACCAAGAGGAAGAAACTCCTACCCTACCCACCTCTAATGTATGGTTGCAAGACGACCCTTTGCTGTGCAAATACGAAAAACGCAAAGGCAAACCCATAACTATTATTGAAGGGTACAATGGTGCCGATAATGATTTTAAAGTATTAGCTAAAGAGCTAAAAACTCATTTAGGCGTAGGTGGTACTGTCAAAGATGATAGTATTATCATACAAGGTGATTATCGAGATACCATTATGAAACTTTTAACCGAAAAAGGTTTTAAGGTAAAAAGAGTAGGAGGATAA
- a CDS encoding DUF4270 domain-containing protein encodes MRKIHLYLFLTVFGVLASACTNDSFNEIDGALLKDPNFNTGTFTATISVANIKEDAIQTNGLGGYLLGQYTQAPFGTKSATIIAQVGLTSVNPTFGSYSQANEDKNNKQENETVTEAYLYIPFYTPYTSSNNFTYTKDTEYQLDSIYGNKAATFGIDIKELNYFLSNIGADLKSKEYYSNDSALRTQLGNSIAATSTATFSISNKGIVRYEFDNPQTTDDESKKQHDVLAPGLRIPLDANFFQSKIISKEGSAALQNLTDFQKYFRGIAISANNLSAEVMMLLNMASAKIEIVYTYNATVKGETKVQKNRFEMPVNGIAINLFNNSGETLTDSSKIYLSGALGQIANLTIADTDIARMKSEKLMVSDASLLLYIDTDVSYLKEPERLYIYNANTGASLADYQYDPTSNQASASAELIHLGKLHKENGKGTYYRLRITNHILNLISSNTANVPLAISIGSNVKNTNSVNYQKGSNKKKVAVQTAVTPLGTVIKDVKLIINYTKAK; translated from the coding sequence ATGAGAAAAATACATCTGTACCTATTTTTAACAGTATTTGGAGTACTTGCTTCTGCTTGTACTAATGATTCATTCAATGAAATTGATGGGGCTCTTCTTAAAGACCCTAACTTTAACACTGGTACCTTCACTGCTACCATTTCAGTTGCTAACATTAAAGAAGATGCTATCCAAACCAATGGTTTAGGAGGCTACTTATTAGGTCAATACACCCAAGCGCCTTTTGGCACCAAATCAGCTACTATTATTGCTCAAGTAGGACTTACAAGTGTAAATCCTACCTTCGGTAGCTACTCACAAGCCAATGAGGATAAAAATAACAAGCAAGAAAATGAAACTGTTACCGAGGCTTATCTCTATATACCTTTTTATACCCCCTATACTAGCAGTAATAATTTTACCTATACAAAAGATACCGAATATCAATTGGATTCAATATATGGTAACAAAGCTGCTACTTTTGGTATAGATATCAAAGAGTTAAATTACTTTTTAAGTAATATAGGTGCCGATCTAAAATCAAAAGAATATTACAGCAATGATAGCGCTCTTAGAACTCAGTTAGGTAACTCAATAGCAGCTACCAGCACAGCTACTTTTAGCATTAGTAATAAAGGGATAGTACGCTATGAGTTTGATAATCCTCAAACCACTGATGATGAAAGCAAAAAACAACACGATGTGCTTGCTCCAGGCTTGCGTATTCCTCTAGATGCCAACTTCTTTCAATCAAAAATTATTAGCAAAGAAGGTAGTGCCGCTTTACAAAACCTAACCGATTTTCAGAAATATTTTCGCGGTATAGCCATTTCAGCCAATAACTTATCGGCAGAAGTAATGATGCTTTTAAATATGGCAAGTGCCAAGATTGAAATTGTATACACTTATAATGCAACTGTAAAAGGAGAAACAAAAGTACAGAAAAACCGATTTGAAATGCCTGTAAATGGTATTGCTATCAATCTGTTTAACAACAGTGGCGAAACCCTTACCGATAGCAGCAAAATATACCTTAGCGGGGCTTTAGGGCAAATAGCTAACCTTACTATAGCCGATACTGATATTGCACGTATGAAATCAGAAAAACTAATGGTAAGTGATGCTAGCCTATTACTATATATTGATACTGATGTCTCTTACCTAAAAGAACCTGAACGCTTGTATATCTACAATGCCAATACAGGTGCATCACTCGCCGATTACCAATATGACCCTACTAGCAATCAGGCATCAGCATCGGCAGAGTTAATACATTTAGGAAAGTTACACAAAGAAAATGGCAAAGGTACTTATTACCGCCTGCGCATTACCAATCACATACTAAACCTTATAAGCAGTAATACTGCCAATGTACCTTTGGCTATAAGCATAGGTTCCAATGTGAAAAATACAAATAGTGTAAATTACCAAAAGGGTTCCAATAAGAAAAAAGTTGCCGTACAAACTGCTGTAACACCTTTAGGTACTGTTATTAAAGATGTGAAATTAATAATTAACTACACTAAAGCTAAATAG
- a CDS encoding molybdenum ABC transporter ATP-binding protein translates to MKKEPCIATKFVSHEISPLEHLKDCQVYQLRVKLNSGEKLTRTEKNWITQAVNSNCFFRNAIPLLGYRFDFSDILKKFIVKQYNTWYEYYAIDRTSLRAYLYGRIDQIVEI, encoded by the coding sequence ATGAAAAAAGAACCCTGTATCGCAACTAAATTCGTGTCTCACGAAATAAGCCCCTTAGAACATCTGAAAGACTGCCAAGTCTATCAGCTCCGTGTAAAACTCAATAGCGGTGAGAAACTCACCCGAACAGAGAAAAATTGGATTACTCAAGCGGTCAATAGTAACTGCTTTTTTAGGAATGCTATCCCCTTATTGGGCTACCGATTTGATTTTTCCGATATACTGAAAAAGTTCATTGTAAAGCAGTATAATACTTGGTATGAATACTATGCTATCGACCGCACCAGCCTCCGTGCCTATCTTTATGGGCGCATAGACCAAATAGTAGAAATTTAG
- a CDS encoding PRTRC system protein E produces METHFFNQIAQLAIQGKLHLVITQEANSQLVVSVLLENEQCSDPAKHLLPPLVLRGTAEELDAGFFQSITQPLEETSSLFVNMEQYIEAQKQAQRQSAMEKEKAEKQQKKYDEAMKKVADLEAQGKYREAWSKLPPPDEFPNYADKIRKKRSELSTHFAPTLFEE; encoded by the coding sequence ATGGAAACCCATTTTTTCAATCAAATTGCTCAGTTAGCCATACAAGGCAAACTGCATTTAGTCATAACCCAAGAAGCAAATAGCCAGCTTGTTGTATCGGTATTGCTTGAGAATGAACAATGTTCAGACCCTGCCAAGCACCTTTTGCCTCCCTTAGTACTTAGAGGCACTGCCGAAGAATTAGATGCAGGCTTTTTTCAAAGCATCACCCAACCCTTAGAAGAAACCTCCTCTCTGTTTGTGAATATGGAGCAGTACATCGAGGCGCAAAAGCAAGCCCAAAGGCAATCAGCTATGGAGAAAGAAAAAGCCGAGAAACAACAAAAGAAATACGATGAGGCTATGAAAAAAGTAGCTGATTTAGAAGCGCAGGGCAAGTACCGAGAAGCGTGGTCAAAACTACCTCCTCCCGATGAGTTCCCTAACTATGCCGATAAAATCCGCAAAAAAAGGTCAGAACTATCCACACACTTTGCCCCTACCTTGTTTGAAGAATAA
- a CDS encoding site-specific integrase yields the protein MKKVKRSTFKVLFYLKKNAPKKNGKVAIMGRITIDNQVAQFSTKLEILPQKWDLKYGRVTGKTEEATQLNRKLEEIRSRMVTHYEELMKYEGVVTAQKLKAAFLGIGVMEDSLLKVYEKFKEDFVLMVEKGVRSYSTLNKYENVYTHLSEFIQYKYRRSDISFKELTEVFINEFDFYLRVNKSLTHNTIWVYMMPLCKMVEIAIDKGIIYRNPFKNYISSMEEKDRGYLLREEVEALLQYHPKSASAELVRDLFVFSCFTGFSYIDIKQLKKSHLQSFFDGNKWLIKRRQKSDVPCNVRLLDIAEKIIEKYEGTTRTEALFPTPSNANCNLLIKKMMKDCNIIREKPISFHWARHTFGTLFLTEGVPLESVSKMMGHKNIKTTQIYAKITNEKISKDMEIAAERLKNLKIG from the coding sequence ATGAAAAAAGTAAAACGCTCAACCTTTAAGGTATTGTTTTACCTTAAAAAGAATGCCCCAAAGAAGAACGGTAAGGTTGCTATTATGGGGCGTATTACCATTGACAATCAGGTAGCTCAGTTTAGTACCAAACTTGAAATCCTTCCGCAGAAATGGGATTTGAAGTACGGAAGGGTAACAGGTAAAACAGAAGAAGCTACCCAACTTAATCGCAAGCTGGAAGAGATTCGCTCACGTATGGTTACTCATTATGAGGAACTGATGAAGTACGAGGGAGTGGTTACTGCTCAGAAGCTAAAAGCTGCTTTCCTAGGCATAGGAGTAATGGAAGATTCCTTGCTAAAAGTCTATGAGAAGTTCAAAGAGGACTTTGTTTTGATGGTAGAAAAAGGTGTTAGAAGTTATAGTACGCTCAACAAATATGAGAATGTATATACTCATTTGAGCGAATTTATCCAGTACAAATACCGCAGAAGTGATATTTCTTTCAAAGAGCTTACAGAAGTCTTTATCAATGAGTTCGACTTCTATCTTAGAGTTAATAAAAGTCTTACTCACAACACAATATGGGTTTATATGATGCCCCTTTGTAAAATGGTAGAAATAGCGATAGACAAAGGAATTATCTATCGCAATCCTTTTAAGAATTATATAAGTTCTATGGAGGAGAAAGACAGAGGTTATTTGCTTAGAGAGGAAGTAGAAGCTCTTCTGCAATATCACCCTAAGAGTGCTTCTGCTGAATTAGTACGAGACCTATTTGTTTTTAGTTGCTTTACAGGTTTTTCGTATATTGACATCAAGCAGCTCAAAAAAAGTCACTTACAATCGTTCTTTGACGGCAACAAATGGCTTATCAAACGCCGTCAGAAATCTGATGTACCCTGTAATGTACGCCTATTGGATATAGCCGAGAAAATTATTGAAAAATATGAGGGTACGACTCGTACAGAGGCACTGTTTCCTACGCCCTCCAATGCTAATTGCAACCTCCTGATCAAAAAGATGATGAAAGATTGTAACATCATTCGTGAAAAACCCATTTCATTTCACTGGGCACGCCATACCTTTGGTACTCTGTTCTTAACAGAAGGGGTTCCCTTGGAAAGCGTTAGCAAGATGATGGGACATAAGAATATCAAAACCACCCAGATTTATGCTAAAATCACCAATGAGAAAATTAGCAAGGATATGGAAATTGCTGCCGAACGATTAAAAAACTTAAAGATAGGATAA
- a CDS encoding PRTRC system protein C: protein MLIATQLKRMFVFEENRQTIHLADPNPSWSVEQVKNFYSTHYPLLTNAKAGTPYVEGDSVVYPLQITMGTKG from the coding sequence ATGCTCATAGCTACCCAACTGAAAAGAATGTTTGTCTTTGAAGAAAACCGACAAACTATTCACCTTGCCGACCCTAATCCATCGTGGTCAGTAGAGCAAGTCAAGAATTTTTACAGCACCCATTACCCCCTGCTCACCAATGCCAAAGCAGGCACACCTTATGTAGAGGGAGACAGCGTTGTCTATCCCCTACAAATCACAATGGGTACAAAAGGCTAA
- a CDS encoding DNA-directed RNA polymerase subunit omega has product MDFKRIDAPTTTVTYNKSAIEAPTGNIYEAISIIAKRANQINAEIKKELVEKLEAFATNNDTLEEIFENKEQIEVSRFYERLPKPQAIAVKEWLEGKVYFRETE; this is encoded by the coding sequence ATGGATTTTAAACGAATCGACGCTCCCACAACCACTGTTACTTACAACAAATCGGCTATAGAAGCTCCTACAGGCAATATCTATGAGGCTATCTCTATCATTGCTAAAAGAGCTAACCAAATTAATGCTGAAATTAAGAAGGAACTTGTTGAAAAATTAGAGGCTTTTGCTACTAATAATGATACCTTAGAAGAGATATTTGAAAACAAAGAGCAGATAGAGGTGTCTCGCTTTTACGAGCGCTTACCTAAACCTCAGGCTATTGCTGTAAAAGAATGGTTGGAAGGGAAAGTATATTTTCGCGAAACTGAGTAG
- a CDS encoding outer membrane protein assembly factor BamD yields the protein MLMKKLIIIGCLAVLFTSCGEYQKALKSTDSSVKYAEAEKQYKNKKYKKAIRLFDNIQSEYAGRPQGERLFFLFGDAYYQTGQYGLASYQFERLQRLYPRSDKAMESAFLEAKCYYLQVPVYSVDQTYTNQALEKLQYFIDRYPNSDYAKEANEMILELVTQLEKKEFEIAKQYDLIRDYQAAMKTLDNFLSNNPGSIFREEALYTRLHSAYEWAINSIESKQEERLKTAKEAYDNLLIAFPETKYRKNADYMLGKVNNALKSITTSQK from the coding sequence ATGTTAATGAAAAAACTTATCATTATCGGTTGCTTAGCGGTGCTTTTCACTTCGTGTGGAGAGTACCAAAAGGCTTTAAAATCAACCGATAGCAGCGTCAAATACGCCGAAGCTGAAAAGCAATACAAAAACAAAAAATACAAAAAAGCCATTCGCCTTTTTGATAATATACAAAGTGAATATGCAGGTCGCCCACAGGGTGAACGCTTGTTTTTTCTCTTTGGCGATGCTTATTATCAAACAGGACAATACGGATTGGCTTCTTACCAGTTTGAACGCCTACAACGCCTCTACCCCCGTAGTGATAAAGCTATGGAATCGGCTTTTTTGGAGGCTAAGTGCTACTACCTCCAAGTACCTGTTTACAGTGTAGACCAAACCTATACAAACCAAGCACTGGAAAAATTACAGTACTTTATAGATAGATATCCCAATTCAGATTATGCCAAAGAGGCTAATGAAATGATATTGGAACTGGTAACCCAATTAGAGAAAAAAGAGTTTGAAATAGCCAAACAGTACGACCTTATTCGCGACTATCAGGCTGCTATGAAAACTCTCGATAATTTTTTATCTAATAACCCCGGTAGTATATTTAGAGAGGAAGCTCTTTACACACGCTTGCACTCAGCCTATGAGTGGGCTATTAATAGTATTGAAAGCAAACAAGAAGAGCGCTTAAAAACCGCTAAAGAAGCTTATGATAACTTACTAATAGCTTTCCCCGAAACTAAGTATAGAAAAAACGCCGACTATATGCTTGGCAAAGTTAATAACGCACTGAAAAGTATTACAACATCACAAAAATAA